A single genomic interval of Phocoenobacter uteri harbors:
- a CDS encoding EmrA/EmrK family multidrug efflux transporter periplasmic adaptor subunit, which translates to MMTQKNPKLLQKTRVKALSLFSILLLLIVISGVIYWFFYQKDYQSTDDAYVSGNQIMITPKVAGNVVQINVEDMDLVRKGDVLVVLDEKDKKLALKQAETSLANAVRNVQQLSYNIKQLQESVKAKQIIFEQAKDDFIRRQKLAKTHSIDKESLQHSKDKMALTKADLQVAKNQLLANQSLLKNTPLLQQPTIQNAIISVKQAWLNLKRTQIVSPVEGYVARRSTQLGATVTTNSPLMAIIPKDQMWLEANFKETQLKDIRIGQPVKIELDLYGDDVEFEGKIAGISMGTGSAFSLLPAQNATGNWIKIIQRVPVRIELDPKDIQKYPLRIGLSAFAKVNTANQEGVTLRTHSRTEPLYATDSLNFDEKDIEQRILDIIEQNSDDREFN; encoded by the coding sequence ATGATGACACAGAAAAATCCTAAATTGTTGCAAAAAACAAGAGTAAAAGCCCTGAGTTTATTTTCTATTTTATTGTTACTTATCGTTATAAGCGGTGTGATTTATTGGTTTTTTTACCAAAAAGATTATCAAAGTACTGATGATGCTTATGTAAGTGGTAACCAAATAATGATTACTCCGAAAGTAGCGGGTAATGTTGTGCAAATAAATGTAGAAGATATGGATTTGGTGCGTAAAGGCGATGTGTTAGTTGTGCTTGATGAGAAGGATAAAAAACTCGCGTTAAAGCAAGCTGAAACTAGCTTGGCTAATGCGGTACGCAATGTTCAACAACTGAGTTATAACATCAAACAGTTACAAGAAAGTGTCAAAGCGAAACAAATTATTTTTGAGCAAGCAAAAGATGATTTCATCCGTCGTCAGAAATTAGCAAAAACGCATTCAATTGATAAAGAAAGTTTGCAGCATTCCAAAGATAAAATGGCTTTGACGAAGGCCGATTTACAGGTTGCTAAAAATCAATTATTAGCTAATCAATCATTACTTAAAAATACTCCACTTTTACAACAACCAACGATTCAAAATGCGATTATTTCTGTGAAGCAAGCGTGGTTGAATTTAAAACGTACCCAAATTGTGAGTCCAGTAGAAGGTTATGTGGCAAGACGCAGTACCCAACTTGGAGCAACGGTAACGACGAATAGCCCTTTAATGGCTATTATACCCAAAGATCAAATGTGGTTAGAGGCAAATTTTAAAGAAACGCAGTTAAAAGATATCCGAATTGGACAACCTGTTAAAATTGAGTTGGATCTTTATGGTGATGATGTCGAATTTGAAGGCAAAATTGCTGGAATTTCAATGGGAACGGGCAGTGCTTTTTCATTATTACCGGCTCAAAATGCAACAGGAAACTGGATTAAAATTATTCAGCGTGTGCCAGTACGGATCGAGTTAGATCCAAAGGATATTCAAAAATACCCGCTTAGAATAGGCTTATCTGCTTTTGCTAAAGTGAATACAGCAAATCAAGAGGGAGTTACATTGAGAACGCATTCTCGGACTGAGCCACTTTATGCTACGGATAGTCTTAATTTTGATGAAAAAGACATTGAGCAACGCATTTTAGACATAATCGAACAGAATAGCGATGACAGAGAATTCAATTAA